One genomic region from Rubinisphaera margarita encodes:
- a CDS encoding acyl-CoA desaturase, whose translation MSPLTVDNPDDLTSRMNDPIVPPAKLEDHEKLAEKQDHHSRWQTMKQRFPHGINWGVTGWLAVMHVLAIFALFNFSWAGLITFAVLHFVTACLGVTLGYHRLLTHGSFKVPRVLEFFFSICGIISGEGSPAFWVATHRKHHALSDQEGDPHSPLDGFWWSHFIWLQPQKSTAEVNRMLERWAPDMWKDPMHRFLHNAYPIILIAFGAGLYALGEYVIGGVGLSVFLWGFCLRQVAVYHGTWFVNSATHVWGYRNYQTRDQSRNNWWVALLSYGEGWHNNHHAYQRLARHGHKAWEVDITYAVIWTLKTLGLAKDVKNELPGKRQQKKAA comes from the coding sequence TTGAGCCCACTCACCGTAGATAATCCAGACGATCTGACCAGCCGCATGAACGACCCGATCGTTCCGCCGGCCAAGCTGGAAGATCACGAAAAACTTGCTGAAAAACAGGACCATCACAGTCGGTGGCAGACCATGAAGCAACGATTTCCGCATGGGATTAACTGGGGCGTGACCGGTTGGCTGGCCGTTATGCACGTTCTCGCAATCTTCGCTCTGTTCAACTTCTCGTGGGCAGGATTGATCACGTTTGCCGTGCTTCATTTCGTCACCGCGTGTCTGGGAGTCACTCTCGGTTACCACCGCCTGCTCACGCATGGCAGTTTCAAGGTGCCCCGGGTTCTGGAGTTCTTTTTCTCCATCTGCGGCATCATCTCCGGCGAAGGCAGCCCCGCATTCTGGGTGGCGACACACCGTAAGCATCACGCCCTTTCCGATCAGGAAGGCGATCCGCACTCTCCGCTGGACGGCTTCTGGTGGTCGCACTTCATCTGGCTGCAGCCGCAGAAAAGCACCGCTGAAGTCAACCGGATGCTCGAACGTTGGGCGCCGGACATGTGGAAGGACCCGATGCACCGGTTCCTGCACAATGCCTACCCGATCATCCTCATCGCTTTTGGAGCCGGGCTTTACGCTCTGGGCGAATATGTCATCGGCGGCGTTGGACTGTCGGTCTTCCTGTGGGGCTTCTGCCTGCGTCAGGTCGCTGTTTATCACGGCACCTGGTTTGTGAACTCGGCCACACACGTCTGGGGATACCGCAACTACCAGACCCGCGATCAGTCGCGTAACAACTGGTGGGTCGCTTTGCTGAGCTACGGCGAAGGCTGGCACAACAACCATCACGCTTACCAGCGACTGGCCCGCCACGGCCACAAGGCCTGGGAAGTCGACATCACTTACGCCGTGATCTGGACCCTGAAAACTTTGGGTCTGGCCAAAGATGTGAAGAACGAACTGCCAGGCAAACGCCAGCAGAAGAAGGCCGCCTGA
- a CDS encoding AAA family ATPase, translating into MSKLSPSEFLKELKGQHSVKETAHAPVAPEQPVVEEMTSLFDTLLGDGTQEAEAPARTKDALRQTPQSVKKNAGLSDLFDRVNSLLQEPKPVNERFSPKAPGSLEEAILCADDVERLILKFLLAKGSASGRQIANQIRLPFALIDPLLKQWKFDQVLDLRSSTDMGDYIYAITDIGRERARRFSEECTYYGAAPVSIRDYLDAMQRQSIAKQTVQEEDLRRAFSDLLIDGTMLDKLGPAINSGRGMFLFGEPGNGKTSIAERVTSCFGSTIWIPRALGIDGDIIRLFDPGVHQTVEQPRGEGYLDNSGIDHRWVQIVRPTVIAGGELTMRELEVTQNPQSKICEAPLQLKSNCGTLVIDDFGRQRMPVDELLNRWIVPLEKRYDFLNLPSGKKLQVPFDQLIIFSTNLEPKDLVDGAFLRRIPYKIEVKDPSEADFTKLFEIMAPKFGMTVNRDAIQYLIDTHYHAVNRPFRACQPRDLLLQVRNFCVYKGIEKKMSPEGFDFAVENYFSVM; encoded by the coding sequence ATGTCTAAACTTTCCCCCAGTGAATTTTTGAAGGAACTCAAGGGCCAGCACTCCGTTAAGGAGACGGCTCACGCTCCCGTTGCGCCCGAACAGCCTGTCGTCGAAGAGATGACATCGCTGTTTGACACGCTCCTTGGAGATGGGACGCAGGAAGCGGAAGCCCCGGCTCGGACGAAAGATGCTCTGCGACAGACGCCGCAGTCGGTTAAGAAAAACGCCGGGCTGTCTGATCTCTTCGACCGCGTGAACTCGCTGCTCCAGGAGCCGAAACCGGTCAATGAACGGTTTTCGCCCAAAGCTCCGGGTAGCCTCGAAGAAGCCATTCTCTGCGCGGACGACGTCGAACGGCTGATCCTCAAGTTCCTGCTGGCCAAAGGATCTGCTTCCGGCCGTCAGATTGCCAATCAGATCCGTCTGCCATTCGCACTGATCGATCCCCTGCTCAAACAATGGAAGTTCGACCAGGTTCTGGATTTGCGCAGTTCAACCGATATGGGCGACTATATTTACGCCATCACCGATATCGGACGCGAACGGGCTCGTCGGTTCTCGGAAGAATGCACTTATTATGGGGCCGCCCCGGTCAGCATCCGAGATTACCTCGACGCGATGCAGCGGCAGAGCATCGCCAAGCAGACCGTTCAGGAAGAGGATCTTCGTCGGGCGTTCTCCGATCTGCTGATCGACGGAACCATGCTCGACAAACTCGGACCGGCGATCAACTCGGGTCGCGGGATGTTCCTGTTCGGGGAGCCGGGTAACGGAAAAACCAGCATTGCCGAGCGTGTGACCTCCTGCTTCGGCTCGACGATCTGGATTCCCCGGGCCCTCGGCATCGATGGCGACATCATCCGCCTGTTTGATCCGGGCGTCCATCAGACCGTGGAACAACCCCGTGGCGAGGGATACCTCGACAACAGCGGCATCGATCATCGCTGGGTGCAGATCGTCCGCCCGACTGTGATTGCGGGGGGGGAACTGACGATGAGGGAACTGGAAGTGACCCAGAATCCCCAGTCAAAAATCTGCGAAGCTCCCCTGCAATTGAAGAGTAACTGCGGGACCCTCGTGATTGACGACTTCGGTCGCCAGCGGATGCCGGTGGACGAACTGCTCAATCGCTGGATCGTGCCCCTCGAAAAACGGTACGACTTCCTGAATCTTCCGAGCGGGAAGAAGCTGCAGGTCCCCTTCGATCAGCTGATCATTTTCTCGACGAACCTGGAGCCAAAAGATCTGGTTGATGGGGCCTTCCTTCGCCGAATTCCCTACAAAATCGAGGTGAAGGATCCTTCCGAAGCCGATTTTACGAAGCTGTTCGAAATCATGGCACCAAAGTTCGGCATGACGGTGAATCGAGATGCAATTCAGTATCTGATCGACACCCATTACCACGCCGTGAACCGTCCGTTCCGTGCCTGTCAGCCCCGCGATCTGTTGCTTCAGGTCCGAAACTTCTGCGTCTACAAGGGAATCGAAAAGAAAATGTCCCCGGAAGGTTTCGACTTCGCGGTCGAGAACTACTTCTCGGTAATGTAA
- the ilvE gene encoding branched-chain-amino-acid transaminase: protein MKIYLNGQLVSKEDATVSVFDHGLLYGDGVFEGIRIYSGKCFLLDEHIERLYESARAIRLEIPIDEQEMEKAINETVAANELTDGYIRLVVTRGSGSLGLDIRRTSDPQVIIIADKISLYPPELYEQGLKIITASTLRNHPQALSPRIKSLNYLNNILAKIEGTDAGCLEALMMNHKGEVAECTGDNIFIVKNGVLRTPSTDAGILDGITRRAVIRLAREAGLTVEEVTLTRHDIYVCDECFLTGSAAEVIAVIELDGRPIGDGKPGEITKDLKERFVKLTRS, encoded by the coding sequence ATGAAGATCTACCTGAACGGCCAGCTCGTCTCTAAAGAAGACGCCACGGTGAGTGTGTTTGACCACGGACTGCTGTATGGAGACGGAGTCTTTGAAGGCATTCGCATCTACAGCGGGAAGTGCTTCCTGCTCGACGAGCACATCGAGAGGCTCTACGAATCGGCCCGCGCCATCCGTCTCGAGATTCCGATCGACGAACAGGAAATGGAAAAGGCGATTAACGAGACTGTCGCCGCCAACGAACTGACGGACGGCTACATCCGGCTTGTCGTCACCCGCGGTTCAGGCTCGCTGGGGCTCGATATCCGCCGGACGAGCGATCCGCAGGTCATCATCATTGCCGACAAGATCAGCCTCTATCCGCCAGAACTGTACGAGCAGGGCCTGAAGATCATCACGGCCAGTACGCTCCGCAACCATCCCCAGGCGCTAAGCCCGCGGATCAAGTCGCTCAACTATCTGAACAACATTCTGGCCAAGATTGAGGGAACCGACGCCGGCTGCCTCGAAGCTCTGATGATGAATCACAAGGGCGAAGTCGCCGAGTGCACCGGCGACAACATCTTCATCGTGAAGAACGGAGTCCTCCGTACCCCTTCGACTGATGCCGGAATTCTCGATGGCATTACCCGGCGAGCGGTGATCCGACTCGCCCGGGAGGCAGGTCTTACGGTGGAAGAGGTCACGTTGACGCGGCACGATATCTATGTCTGCGATGAATGCTTCCTGACCGGCAGTGCTGCGGAAGTCATTGCCGTGATCGAACTCGATGGCCGCCCGATCGGCGACGGCAAACCGGGGGAGATTACCAAGGATCTCAAAGAGCGGTTCGTGAAGCTGACTCGCTCGTAA
- a CDS encoding DUF1559 domain-containing protein — MNGSRSRSAFTLIELLVVIAIIAILVALLLPAVQQAREAARRSSCKNNLKQIGLALHNYHDTYNVLPPGYVDMQSNSNNNWTSSNDNDGHWSWTAMILPQMEQSGLYDLLNVGNTPASQAINTHRAEFQGFQAAFNCPSDGGKPRVHDPGPDPGYAIDNQPGSGGANTGLPITNYVGSNNIAAVRQRKATNPRIGTTGAIGAFYRDSRVGFNDILDGTSNTILVGERAWRLGGQRMSAGTLLAVRDANGTGPSSQDSAVAWNQGIMSIVGSVRYPINPPLTGANTDRSQAYSSRHDGGAQFLLADGSVRFISENVNLSNDGSWDTNSVLENLVGIDDTEVVGEF, encoded by the coding sequence ATGAACGGTTCCCGGTCCCGAAGCGCGTTCACTTTGATCGAGCTTCTCGTTGTTATCGCGATCATCGCGATTTTAGTAGCGCTGTTGCTGCCCGCCGTGCAGCAGGCGCGAGAAGCGGCTCGGCGGTCGAGTTGCAAGAACAACCTCAAGCAAATCGGCCTCGCTCTGCACAACTATCACGACACGTACAATGTGCTGCCTCCGGGCTACGTCGACATGCAAAGCAATTCCAACAACAACTGGACGTCCAGCAACGACAACGATGGACACTGGTCCTGGACGGCCATGATTCTGCCGCAGATGGAACAGAGCGGCCTGTACGATCTGCTGAACGTCGGTAACACTCCGGCTTCCCAGGCGATCAACACGCACCGTGCTGAATTCCAGGGCTTCCAGGCCGCCTTCAACTGTCCTTCAGATGGAGGTAAACCACGCGTTCACGATCCAGGTCCGGATCCGGGTTACGCCATCGACAACCAGCCGGGTTCAGGCGGAGCCAACACCGGTCTGCCGATCACGAACTATGTCGGCTCCAATAACATCGCGGCCGTGCGGCAACGGAAGGCGACGAACCCGCGTATTGGAACCACGGGAGCAATCGGAGCGTTCTATCGCGACAGCCGCGTCGGCTTCAACGACATTCTGGATGGCACGAGCAATACCATCCTGGTTGGTGAACGAGCCTGGCGTCTGGGCGGGCAGAGAATGTCGGCAGGAACCCTGCTGGCCGTGCGCGATGCAAACGGCACCGGTCCTTCCTCGCAAGACAGCGCGGTTGCCTGGAATCAGGGCATTATGTCAATCGTGGGATCGGTTCGTTACCCGATCAACCCGCCGTTGACGGGAGCGAACACCGATCGCAGCCAGGCTTACAGCAGCAGGCACGATGGCGGAGCTCAGTTTCTTCTCGCGGACGGTTCGGTTCGATTCATCTCGGAAAACGTGAATCTCAGCAACGATGGTTCCTGGGATACGAACAGCGTTCTTGAGAACCTGGTCGGGATCGATGACACCGAAGTGGTTGGCGAGTTCTAG
- a CDS encoding ferrochelatase: MAGTQQSTDRYDALFIVSFGGPEGMEDVIPFLENVLRGRNVPRERMLEVAHHYEMFGGVSPINQQVRDLIEVLRPAMDDAGVDLPIYWGNRNWTPYIPDAIAQMRKDGVRSALALVLSGYSSYSGCRQYRENIADGLAEIGSDAPRIDKIRVFYNHPLFVKANVERLQTAIARLPAEHRDSCQIAYTAHSLPQSMADTSDYVKQLQETARLVSEGAGVSPERWELVYQSRSGRPQDPWLEPDILDHLDALAQDGSKAVVIAPIGFLSDHMEVLFDLDEEAVQKCAELGVAMQRASTVGTHSDFVAMLVELIQERLDSDQERRAIGQYGCNHDVCPMNCCPPPRRPTSGSQGSARPQSGAS; this comes from the coding sequence GTGGCAGGAACACAACAGTCGACAGACCGCTATGACGCCCTTTTCATTGTTTCCTTCGGCGGCCCGGAGGGAATGGAGGATGTCATCCCATTTCTCGAGAATGTTCTCCGCGGCCGAAATGTGCCCCGGGAGCGGATGCTCGAGGTCGCACACCACTACGAAATGTTTGGCGGCGTCAGTCCGATCAATCAGCAGGTTCGGGATCTGATCGAAGTTCTTCGGCCTGCCATGGACGACGCTGGCGTCGATCTGCCGATCTACTGGGGGAACCGGAACTGGACGCCTTACATTCCCGACGCCATCGCTCAGATGCGGAAAGACGGTGTCCGAAGTGCTTTAGCACTCGTGCTTTCCGGCTACAGCTCTTATTCCGGCTGCCGCCAGTATCGGGAGAATATTGCCGATGGACTGGCCGAAATCGGCAGCGATGCCCCGCGGATCGACAAGATTCGGGTCTTCTACAATCATCCGCTGTTCGTGAAAGCGAACGTCGAGCGTCTTCAGACGGCCATCGCCCGTCTCCCCGCCGAACATCGTGACAGCTGCCAGATTGCTTACACCGCTCACAGTCTCCCCCAGAGCATGGCCGACACTTCGGATTACGTGAAACAGCTGCAGGAAACCGCCCGACTGGTGTCGGAAGGAGCAGGCGTTTCCCCGGAACGCTGGGAGCTCGTTTATCAAAGCCGCAGCGGACGACCGCAGGATCCGTGGTTGGAGCCGGATATCCTGGATCACCTGGACGCACTGGCTCAAGACGGCTCAAAAGCGGTCGTCATCGCACCCATCGGGTTTCTTTCCGATCACATGGAAGTGCTCTTCGATCTCGACGAGGAAGCTGTCCAGAAGTGCGCCGAACTCGGAGTCGCGATGCAGCGTGCTTCGACCGTCGGAACACATTCCGATTTTGTCGCGATGCTCGTTGAACTGATTCAGGAACGTCTCGACTCCGATCAGGAGCGACGGGCGATTGGGCAATACGGCTGCAACCACGACGTCTGTCCAATGAACTGCTGCCCACCTCCGCGGCGTCCAACCTCAGGAAGTCAAGGATCCGCCCGTCCTCAATCCGGCGCCTCCTGA
- a CDS encoding ABC transporter ATP-binding protein — protein sequence MNQVLTPPAIQLSAVALDKTYRKGPEEVNVLRGVNLDVRRGEFLSIIGRSGSGKSTLLHLLGLLDSPDIGEIRLEGKRIDHLPAKTRDQLRNRVFGFVFQFYHLLPELTVLENVLSPLMIRYSSWEYWKRRRELQDTAQEMIQEVGLSHRLKHRPNQLSGGEMQRAAIARSLVSEPEILLADEPTGNLDVETGKGIIELLNRLNSERQLTIMMVTHDEAIAERAQRIVRLSKGQIENIRERAAG from the coding sequence ATGAATCAGGTGCTCACCCCGCCCGCCATCCAGTTGTCGGCCGTTGCTCTGGACAAGACCTACCGCAAGGGTCCGGAGGAAGTGAATGTTCTGCGGGGCGTGAATCTCGACGTTCGTCGCGGCGAGTTTCTCTCGATCATCGGTCGATCGGGATCGGGCAAGAGCACGCTGCTGCATCTGCTCGGCCTGCTCGACTCGCCGGATATCGGCGAGATTCGTCTGGAAGGGAAACGCATCGACCATCTGCCGGCCAAGACCCGGGATCAGTTGCGGAACCGCGTTTTCGGCTTCGTCTTCCAGTTTTATCACCTTCTCCCCGAACTCACCGTGCTGGAGAATGTCCTTTCTCCACTGATGATCCGGTATTCGTCCTGGGAATACTGGAAGCGGCGGCGCGAACTTCAGGACACTGCTCAGGAGATGATTCAGGAAGTCGGTTTGTCGCATCGGCTCAAGCATCGCCCGAACCAGCTTTCCGGCGGCGAGATGCAGCGAGCCGCAATCGCCCGTTCACTGGTCTCGGAGCCAGAAATCCTGCTGGCAGACGAACCAACCGGGAATTTGGATGTCGAAACCGGGAAAGGCATCATTGAATTGCTCAACCGATTGAATTCCGAGCGACAACTCACGATTATGATGGTCACGCACGACGAAGCGATTGCCGAGCGGGCTCAGAGAATCGTTCGTCTGTCCAAAGGACAGATTGAGAACATTCGGGAGCGTGCCGCCGGCTGA
- a CDS encoding ABC transporter permease encodes MYKTLLCQRYLRTRYIALASIISVMLGVATMIVVNSVMSGFSSQMRDRIHGLLADVVIESHSYDGVSDPDLQIRIAREVADDYIEAITPTVEVYGMLNFNFAGQWITKPVTLIGIEPEGKAKVGPLRSFLDSYNPVYEENQIARDALRPDSEQPNWNLSKDAIEYRREKIDRQKWYEEQLAAMEKAEAPLIDPAAATTEGETPDAAMPNDPFADPFGDSTAAKKDADPADPYALMDGRVYVGVGLVSYPYRDPETGKMKTMMMAKPGDDVKVSTVTAGRPPSHAAYQATIVDVFKSGMTEYDSNLVFCNLDELQEVRGMLSPATGKRAITSLHIKLKDYTQASDVVERLKSAFPPDQFVVKTWEQKQGPLLAAVEVESAILNVLLFLIIAVAGFGILAIFYMIVVEKTRDIGILKALGASSSGIMSIFLSYGLSLGVVGSGVGVVLGLMFVHYINEIEDVITWVTGRKVFDETIYYFPEIPTAVHPSMVVSVALGAMLIAVLASVFPARRAARMHPVESLRRD; translated from the coding sequence ATGTACAAAACGCTTTTATGCCAGCGGTATCTGCGAACCCGCTACATTGCTCTGGCCAGCATTATCAGTGTCATGCTCGGCGTGGCGACCATGATTGTCGTCAACAGTGTGATGTCAGGCTTCAGCTCCCAGATGCGGGACCGCATTCACGGACTGCTCGCCGATGTCGTCATTGAATCACACAGCTACGACGGCGTTTCCGACCCGGATCTGCAGATTCGCATCGCCCGCGAAGTCGCTGATGATTACATCGAAGCGATCACACCGACGGTCGAAGTTTACGGCATGCTGAACTTCAACTTCGCGGGGCAGTGGATCACCAAACCAGTCACGCTGATCGGAATCGAGCCGGAAGGGAAAGCCAAGGTCGGTCCGCTGCGATCGTTCCTCGACAGCTACAATCCGGTCTACGAAGAGAATCAGATTGCCCGAGACGCTCTCCGCCCCGACAGCGAACAGCCAAACTGGAATCTCTCGAAAGACGCGATTGAATATCGCCGCGAAAAAATCGACCGGCAGAAGTGGTACGAAGAGCAACTCGCCGCAATGGAGAAGGCCGAGGCTCCGTTGATCGATCCCGCCGCCGCAACGACGGAAGGGGAAACCCCCGACGCGGCCATGCCGAACGATCCGTTCGCCGATCCGTTTGGCGATTCGACCGCGGCCAAAAAGGATGCGGATCCCGCTGATCCCTACGCGCTGATGGATGGCCGCGTGTATGTTGGGGTTGGGCTGGTCAGTTATCCTTATCGCGATCCCGAAACCGGCAAAATGAAGACCATGATGATGGCCAAGCCGGGCGACGATGTGAAGGTCAGCACCGTCACCGCCGGCCGACCGCCCTCTCATGCCGCCTATCAGGCGACGATCGTCGACGTCTTCAAAAGTGGCATGACCGAGTACGACAGCAATCTCGTCTTCTGTAATCTGGACGAACTGCAGGAAGTCCGGGGGATGCTCTCGCCAGCCACCGGCAAGCGAGCCATCACGTCGCTGCATATCAAGCTGAAAGACTACACCCAGGCTTCCGATGTCGTTGAACGGCTGAAGTCCGCCTTCCCGCCCGACCAGTTTGTCGTGAAGACCTGGGAGCAGAAGCAGGGGCCGCTGCTGGCGGCTGTGGAAGTCGAGTCGGCCATTCTGAACGTGCTGCTGTTCCTGATCATCGCCGTGGCCGGATTCGGCATTCTGGCGATCTTCTACATGATCGTCGTCGAGAAGACCCGCGACATCGGCATTCTGAAAGCACTCGGAGCCAGCTCGAGTGGCATCATGTCAATCTTCCTGTCCTACGGCCTTTCGCTGGGCGTGGTCGGCAGCGGAGTGGGTGTCGTGCTGGGACTCATGTTCGTGCACTATATCAACGAAATTGAAGACGTGATCACCTGGGTGACCGGGCGGAAGGTCTTTGATGAAACGATCTATTACTTCCCGGAAATTCCGACCGCGGTTCATCCTTCAATGGTTGTTTCGGTCGCTCTGGGAGCCATGTTAATCGCTGTCCTGGCCAGCGTGTTCCCGGCTCGTCGAGCCGCCCGGATGCATCCCGTCGAATCGCTTCGCCGCGACTGA
- the panB gene encoding 3-methyl-2-oxobutanoate hydroxymethyltransferase, whose amino-acid sequence MCAMTVPKFMAAKQQGRKLSMLTAYDYAWAEIVDQAGVDAILVGDTLGMVVQGNSTTLPVTIDEMIYHGRMVARATRNALVVVDLPFLSYQVSPQQAIENAGRILKETSAAAVKLEGGVSQAETIAALVRADIPVMAHVGFKPQSIRTVGSMGKIQRDEEALLNDAKAAEDSGAFAIVLEMVSRKIAARLTKELKIPTIGIGAGPDCDGQVLVLNDMLGMSPGFSPRFLKKYADLHGVASEAIRQYSEEVRSGSFPDDAHSHE is encoded by the coding sequence ATGTGTGCAATGACGGTTCCCAAATTCATGGCCGCCAAACAGCAGGGCCGCAAGTTGTCCATGCTGACGGCTTACGACTACGCGTGGGCGGAAATTGTGGATCAGGCCGGCGTGGATGCGATCCTCGTGGGAGACACGCTTGGTATGGTCGTGCAGGGAAACTCGACCACATTGCCCGTCACGATAGATGAGATGATCTATCACGGCCGGATGGTCGCCCGTGCTACCCGGAACGCTCTGGTTGTGGTCGATCTCCCGTTTCTGAGCTATCAGGTGTCTCCTCAGCAGGCGATTGAGAATGCCGGACGCATCCTCAAGGAAACCTCGGCAGCAGCCGTGAAGCTCGAAGGGGGCGTCTCTCAAGCCGAAACCATCGCGGCTCTGGTCCGAGCCGACATCCCGGTGATGGCACATGTCGGCTTCAAACCGCAGTCGATCCGTACCGTCGGCTCGATGGGGAAGATCCAGCGCGACGAAGAGGCTCTGCTGAACGACGCAAAAGCCGCCGAGGATAGCGGAGCATTCGCCATTGTCTTGGAGATGGTCTCCCGTAAGATCGCCGCCCGTCTGACGAAAGAGCTGAAAATCCCGACCATCGGAATCGGTGCCGGTCCGGATTGCGACGGGCAGGTTCTCGTGCTCAACGATATGCTTGGCATGAGCCCGGGTTTCTCACCCCGGTTCCTCAAGAAATACGCCGACCTGCACGGCGTCGCCTCAGAGGCGATTCGCCAGTACTCCGAAGAAGTTCGCTCCGGCTCCTTCCCCGACGACGCCCACAGCCACGAGTAG